A genomic window from Thermococcus nautili includes:
- a CDS encoding roadblock/LC7 domain-containing protein, which yields MFENVIADLLRVDGVKGVAIVSKDGLLIEGQASDRTIDVESVAAMVATIYGTALNVSNEVFHEEAVDMVTLESPKGKIITVEAGENAVLTVLTDPKVNLGLVRIYLKRNAQKVASML from the coding sequence ATGTTTGAGAACGTTATTGCAGACCTTCTCAGGGTTGATGGCGTCAAGGGAGTTGCCATAGTGAGCAAGGACGGTCTCCTCATCGAGGGTCAGGCGAGCGACAGGACGATAGACGTTGAGAGCGTCGCCGCGATGGTCGCGACCATCTACGGTACTGCACTCAACGTGTCCAATGAGGTCTTCCACGAGGAAGCCGTTGACATGGTCACGCTCGAATCGCCGAAGGGCAAAATCATTACCGTCGAGGCGGGTGAAAACGCGGTCCTGACGGTTCTCACAGACCCGAAGGTCAACCTCGGTCTCGTCAGGATTTACCTCAAGAGGAACGCCCAGAAGGTCGCCTCAATGCTTTAG
- a CDS encoding DUF2226 domain-containing protein gives MFGGKLIRIETNESLPEVIKSLGDGYVLFSWREGGDLRRAFLFVSSGEVVGAFVESVLQGYAREGEAAVEDIENALAGGLVRAYELYAASSREILSERPTLRVSSFPFASISGDNVEGLLKLYRSFSGWLQVRAGDREWRLVVENGMTLKAHLTGENLLGDEAVLSLLREFGHVIKNGTYRFFSGTARLPEGSEVVEHSTSFLDVVESFQLKRVIESGLSF, from the coding sequence ATGTTTGGGGGCAAACTGATACGGATAGAAACTAATGAAAGCCTTCCCGAGGTCATTAAAAGCCTCGGGGACGGCTACGTTCTCTTTTCTTGGCGCGAGGGAGGGGACCTTAGGAGGGCGTTTCTTTTCGTTAGCTCTGGGGAGGTTGTTGGAGCGTTCGTGGAGTCAGTGCTCCAGGGCTACGCCAGGGAGGGAGAGGCCGCAGTGGAAGACATAGAAAATGCGTTGGCGGGAGGGTTAGTAAGGGCCTACGAACTCTATGCGGCATCATCCAGGGAGATACTCTCCGAAAGACCGACACTCCGCGTGAGTTCGTTTCCCTTCGCGAGCATCAGCGGCGATAACGTTGAGGGCCTGCTAAAGCTTTACCGCTCCTTCAGCGGTTGGCTTCAGGTTCGCGCTGGAGACAGAGAGTGGCGCTTGGTCGTTGAAAACGGCATGACACTTAAGGCTCATTTAACTGGGGAGAACCTGCTCGGCGACGAGGCTGTTCTATCGCTCCTCAGGGAATTCGGCCACGTAATCAAAAACGGTACATACCGCTTCTTCTCGGGAACCGCTAGACTCCCCGAGGGAAGTGAAGTCGTTGAGCACTCAACTTCCTTCCTTGACGTCGTTGAGTCTTTCCAGCTAAAGAGGGTCATTGAGTCCGGGTTATCCTTTTAA